A window of Deltaproteobacteria bacterium contains these coding sequences:
- a CDS encoding SAM-dependent methyltransferase, producing the protein MREAGPLPETGLAREIAAEIREKGPITFARFMEMALYLPGKGYYASDRGTWGPEGDYITSIDVSPVFARTLAKGLEEMWEALGSPAPFVFVEAGAGRGWLTRGVLESLKEISPGLSGVITPRLVERSGARRESPQGATWHSELSGVPPFSSGCILSNELIDSFPVHRVEFSGGELREIHVGCDGSGFTEVPGPLSTGELERYFIENGVIPFEGMRTEVNLEAMRWIGEAGKLMERGFIVTIDYGHPATELYSPDRRGSLMCHYRHTLNDNPFINVGEQDITTHADFTALARAGLRHGLEVTGFTTQKNYLIGLGILDELKPPPDGSPGIEEMNFNRALARLISPGGMGDTFKVLVQHKGVAKPELRAFSFRDMARSLLAGC; encoded by the coding sequence ATGCGTGAGGCCGGGCCGCTGCCTGAAACCGGCCTTGCCCGTGAGATAGCCGCCGAGATAAGAGAGAAGGGGCCGATCACCTTCGCGAGGTTCATGGAGATGGCCCTCTATCTCCCGGGAAAGGGCTATTATGCCTCAGACAGGGGGACCTGGGGGCCTGAAGGCGACTACATTACAAGCATAGACGTAAGCCCGGTCTTCGCGAGGACGCTGGCGAAGGGACTTGAAGAGATGTGGGAGGCCCTCGGTTCGCCCGCGCCCTTCGTCTTCGTCGAGGCCGGGGCGGGTAGGGGATGGCTCACGAGGGGCGTGCTGGAATCATTGAAGGAAATTTCTCCCGGCCTCTCGGGGGTGATAACACCCAGGCTCGTTGAGAGGTCAGGCGCAAGGAGGGAGTCTCCTCAAGGGGCAACATGGCATTCTGAGCTTTCCGGGGTCCCGCCATTTTCATCCGGCTGCATACTATCGAACGAGCTGATAGACAGCTTCCCCGTTCACAGGGTCGAGTTCTCAGGCGGGGAGTTGAGGGAAATCCATGTCGGATGCGACGGAAGCGGATTTACGGAGGTTCCCGGGCCGCTGTCGACCGGCGAGCTTGAGCGATATTTCATCGAAAACGGCGTTATTCCTTTCGAGGGCATGAGGACCGAGGTCAATCTTGAGGCTATGAGGTGGATAGGCGAGGCCGGGAAATTGATGGAGCGGGGCTTCATCGTTACCATAGACTACGGCCATCCGGCGACCGAGCTCTATTCGCCGGACAGGAGAGGCAGCCTCATGTGCCATTACAGGCACACCCTGAACGACAACCCGTTTATTAACGTGGGGGAGCAGGACATTACGACCCACGCCGATTTCACAGCACTTGCCAGAGCGGGCCTGAGGCACGGCCTCGAAGTGACCGGCTTCACTACCCAGAAGAATTACCTCATCGGGCTCGGCATACTGGACGAATTGAAACCACCGCCGGACGGCTCGCCGGGAATCGAGGAGATGAACTTCAACAGGGCGCTTGCCAGGCTCATCTCGCCCGGAGGCATGGGGGACACTTTCAAGGTGCTCGTGCAGCACAAGGGTGTTGCGAAGCCTGAGCTACGCGCCTTCTCTTTCAGGGACATGGCCCGGAGCCTTTTGGCAGGCTGCTGA